A genomic window from Ananas comosus cultivar F153 linkage group 22, ASM154086v1, whole genome shotgun sequence includes:
- the LOC109726957 gene encoding uncharacterized protein LOC109726957 isoform X2: MVGKMAIGTKWQQQTTSYNQSFEGTLQIARDFNQNLDILAQRIETLRKEEARRYEIMMEEEARRHEQLLELIRSRFVHAREEEITVQVPKEEKKLIPIPIPLEKRVSSLTNSVIDQPAAVKEVEQKHKTSLQIEANRMCKVKLRDSVSKPEELLKPLAAQPPLFKPAHNALNAYAASTKFGSTAEAAKNIAHNSKESIDYYLIEGAVPSEQTKTQGLSDGEEFITGKQCENSSLHLLPAQKKGALGAESETAKEGCEPQQVEEGNAYDAVIIKESNNQALLSLVDDRSLHSLIDFGAAKATKVGSTTFAPLIVKAGPEKLDNSYYPQFAKKEQGHQPLADSRKSRLKGSDTALGIDEMQKYKQVPFDPGPNEGTTHSIEGVRQDHNVWAKLRELRLEGLDRVPRTDWLKTYKPVLCDLEQDKVTIPNVEGVSHIPIITSELPMVIKHRAQVIVVRPYWIKPEATMEKTHACIQKPHREITDSTQKKEIVAILLEVNSQFHAKSFPRMDFLMFSGNNLRNWIGGYEQCFELHQINNQQEVEFAPMLRQQERSQDLRNQMLSPIISMTEACHVWNYVNLYKKLGTVLKMPHPCSRFLAYEQDKLQESDYAGPHSRGLLSSSRTSLSAQGDWDTTRKLTISGIYKCCYMCKKCI, translated from the exons ATGGTAGGCAAAATGGCTATTGGAACAAAGTGGCAGCAACAAACTACTAGTTATAACCAAAGCTTTGAAGGAACGTTGCAAATTGCTAGGGATTTCAATCAGAATTTAGATATTTTGGCGCAAAGGATTGAAACCCTGCGGAAGGAAGAGGCAAGGAGGTACGAAATTATGATGGAGGAGGAGGCCCGCAGGCATGAACAACTCCTAGAGTTGATTAGAAGCCGATTTGTGCATGCTAGAGAAGAAGAGATAACAGTGCAGGTcccaaaagaagagaaaaagctaATACCCATACCCATTCCTCTAGAGAAAAGAGTTAGTTCACTGACTAATTCCGTAATCGACCAACCAGCTGCAGTGAAGGAAGTAGAGCAAAAGCACAAAACGAGTCTACAGATTGAGGCCAACAGGATGTGTAAAGTGAAGTTGAGGGACAGTGTTAGCAAGCCGGAGGAGCTGCTGAAGCCGCTTGCAGCACAGCCACCTCTATTCAAGCCTGCCCACAATGCCCTAAACGCCTACGCGGCTTCAACAAAATTTGGAAGTACTGCAGAAGCTGCCAAGAACATAGCTCACAATTCTAAAGAAAGCATTGATTATTATCTTATCGAAGGGGCTGTACCAAGTGAGCAAACGAAGACGCAAGGGCTAAGCGACGGAGAGGAGTTTATTACAGGGAAGCAATGCGAGAATAGCTCCTTGCATTTGTTACCAGCACAGAAAAAAGGTGCACTGGGTGCTGAATCTGAAACAGCAAAAGAAGGATGTGAGCCACAACAAGTAGAAGAAGGAAATGCCTATGACGCTGTAATTATCAAGGAGTCAAATAACCAAGCCCTTCTAAGTTTGGTTGATGATAGAAGCCTACATAGCCTTATTGACTTCGGAGCGGCAAAAGCTACCAAAGTGGGGTCTACTACTTTTGCACCCTTGATAGTGAAAGCAGGTCCCGAGAAGCTAGACAATAGTTATTACCCTCAGTTTGCAAAGAAGGAGCAAGGTCACCAACCCCTTGCTGATTCAAGGAAATCGAGGCTCAAAGGTTCAGATACAGCGCTGGGAATTGATGAGATGCAGAAATATAAGCAAGTGCCTTTTGATCCTGGACCCAATGAGGGGACCACTCATAGCATTGAAGGAGTAAGGCAAGACCACAATGTCTGGGCCAAACTAAGAGAATTGAGGCTTGAAGGATTGGATCGAGTGCCTAGAACTGACTGGTTGAAGACATATAAGCCAGTGCTATGTGATCTTGAACAAGACAAGGTAACAATTCCTAATGTTGAAGGAGTTTCTCACATTCCTATCATCACAAGTGAGCTACCAATGGTAATCAAGCATAGAGCACAAGTAATAGTAGTTCGGCCCTATTGGATTAAACCTGAAGCAACAATGGAGAAGACACACGCTTGCATACAAAAGCCACATAGAGAAATTACAGATTCCACTCAAAAGAAGGAAATTGTTGCAATTCTTTTGGAAGTGAACAGCCAATTCCATGCCAAATCTTTTCCGAGGATGGACTTTCTTATGTTCAGTGGAAATAACCTTCGAAATTGGATTGGGGGCTATGAGCAATGCTTCGAGCTACACCAAATCAATAATCAACAAGAGGTGGAATTTGCACCAATGTTGAGGCAGCAAGAGAGATCACAAGACTTGCGGAATCAAATGCTAAGTCCAATTATTAGTATGACAGAGGCTTGCCATGTGTGGAATTATGTGAATTTGTACAAGAAGCTAGGAACAGTGCTTAAGATGCCGCACCCCTGCTCGCGATTTCTGGCCTATGAACAAGACAAGCTGCAGGAATCGGAT TATGCAGGGCCTCACTCTAGAGGATTGCTGAGTAGTTCAAGAACCTCATTGTCTGCACAAGGTGATTGGGACACTACAAGAAAATTGACAATTAGTGGCATATataaatgttgctatatgtgcaaGAAATGCATCTAG
- the LOC109726957 gene encoding uncharacterized protein LOC109726957 isoform X3, which translates to MVGKMAIGTKWQQQTTSYNQSFEGTLQIARDFNQNLDILAQRIETLRKEEARRYEIMMEEEARRHEQLLELIRSRFVHAREEEITVQVPKEEKKLIPIPIPLEKRVSSLTNSVIDQPAAVKEVEQKHKTSLQIEANRMCKVKLRDSVSKPEELLKPLAAQPPLFKPAHNALNAYAASTKFGSTAEAAKNIAHNSKESIDYYLIEGAVPSEQTKTQGLSDGEEFITGKQCENSSLHLLPAQKKGALGAESETAKEGCEPQQVEEGNAYDAVIIKESNNQALLSLVDDRSLHSLIDFGAAKATKVGSTTFAPLIVKAGPEKLDNSYYPQFAKKEQGHQPLADSRKSRLKGSDTALGIDEMQKYKQVPFDPGPNEGTTHSIEGVRQDHNVWAKLRELRLEGLDRVPRTDWLKTYKPVLCDLEQDKVTIPNVEGVSHIPIITSELPMVIKHRAQVIVVRPYWIKPEATMEKTHACIQKPHREITDSTQKKEIVAILLEVNSQFHAKSFPRMDFLMFSGNNLRNWIGGYEQCFELHQINNQQEVEFAPMLRQQERSQDLRNQMLSPIISMTEACHVWNYVNLYKKLGTVLKMPHPCSRFLAYEQDKLQESDGLTLEDC; encoded by the exons ATGGTAGGCAAAATGGCTATTGGAACAAAGTGGCAGCAACAAACTACTAGTTATAACCAAAGCTTTGAAGGAACGTTGCAAATTGCTAGGGATTTCAATCAGAATTTAGATATTTTGGCGCAAAGGATTGAAACCCTGCGGAAGGAAGAGGCAAGGAGGTACGAAATTATGATGGAGGAGGAGGCCCGCAGGCATGAACAACTCCTAGAGTTGATTAGAAGCCGATTTGTGCATGCTAGAGAAGAAGAGATAACAGTGCAGGTcccaaaagaagagaaaaagctaATACCCATACCCATTCCTCTAGAGAAAAGAGTTAGTTCACTGACTAATTCCGTAATCGACCAACCAGCTGCAGTGAAGGAAGTAGAGCAAAAGCACAAAACGAGTCTACAGATTGAGGCCAACAGGATGTGTAAAGTGAAGTTGAGGGACAGTGTTAGCAAGCCGGAGGAGCTGCTGAAGCCGCTTGCAGCACAGCCACCTCTATTCAAGCCTGCCCACAATGCCCTAAACGCCTACGCGGCTTCAACAAAATTTGGAAGTACTGCAGAAGCTGCCAAGAACATAGCTCACAATTCTAAAGAAAGCATTGATTATTATCTTATCGAAGGGGCTGTACCAAGTGAGCAAACGAAGACGCAAGGGCTAAGCGACGGAGAGGAGTTTATTACAGGGAAGCAATGCGAGAATAGCTCCTTGCATTTGTTACCAGCACAGAAAAAAGGTGCACTGGGTGCTGAATCTGAAACAGCAAAAGAAGGATGTGAGCCACAACAAGTAGAAGAAGGAAATGCCTATGACGCTGTAATTATCAAGGAGTCAAATAACCAAGCCCTTCTAAGTTTGGTTGATGATAGAAGCCTACATAGCCTTATTGACTTCGGAGCGGCAAAAGCTACCAAAGTGGGGTCTACTACTTTTGCACCCTTGATAGTGAAAGCAGGTCCCGAGAAGCTAGACAATAGTTATTACCCTCAGTTTGCAAAGAAGGAGCAAGGTCACCAACCCCTTGCTGATTCAAGGAAATCGAGGCTCAAAGGTTCAGATACAGCGCTGGGAATTGATGAGATGCAGAAATATAAGCAAGTGCCTTTTGATCCTGGACCCAATGAGGGGACCACTCATAGCATTGAAGGAGTAAGGCAAGACCACAATGTCTGGGCCAAACTAAGAGAATTGAGGCTTGAAGGATTGGATCGAGTGCCTAGAACTGACTGGTTGAAGACATATAAGCCAGTGCTATGTGATCTTGAACAAGACAAGGTAACAATTCCTAATGTTGAAGGAGTTTCTCACATTCCTATCATCACAAGTGAGCTACCAATGGTAATCAAGCATAGAGCACAAGTAATAGTAGTTCGGCCCTATTGGATTAAACCTGAAGCAACAATGGAGAAGACACACGCTTGCATACAAAAGCCACATAGAGAAATTACAGATTCCACTCAAAAGAAGGAAATTGTTGCAATTCTTTTGGAAGTGAACAGCCAATTCCATGCCAAATCTTTTCCGAGGATGGACTTTCTTATGTTCAGTGGAAATAACCTTCGAAATTGGATTGGGGGCTATGAGCAATGCTTCGAGCTACACCAAATCAATAATCAACAAGAGGTGGAATTTGCACCAATGTTGAGGCAGCAAGAGAGATCACAAGACTTGCGGAATCAAATGCTAAGTCCAATTATTAGTATGACAGAGGCTTGCCATGTGTGGAATTATGTGAATTTGTACAAGAAGCTAGGAACAGTGCTTAAGATGCCGCACCCCTGCTCGCGATTTCTGGCCTATGAACAAGACAAGCTGCAGGAATCGGAT GGCCTCACTCTAGAGGATTGCTGA
- the LOC109726957 gene encoding uncharacterized protein LOC109726957 isoform X1: MVGKMAIGTKWQQQTTSYNQSFEGTLQIARDFNQNLDILAQRIETLRKEEARRYEIMMEEEARRHEQLLELIRSRFVHAREEEITVQVPKEEKKLIPIPIPLEKRVSSLTNSVIDQPAAVKEVEQKHKTSLQIEANRMCKVKLRDSVSKPEELLKPLAAQPPLFKPAHNALNAYAASTKFGSTAEAAKNIAHNSKESIDYYLIEGAVPSEQTKTQGLSDGEEFITGKQCENSSLHLLPAQKKGALGAESETAKEGCEPQQVEEGNAYDAVIIKESNNQALLSLVDDRSLHSLIDFGAAKATKVGSTTFAPLIVKAGPEKLDNSYYPQFAKKEQGHQPLADSRKSRLKGSDTALGIDEMQKYKQVPFDPGPNEGTTHSIEGVRQDHNVWAKLRELRLEGLDRVPRTDWLKTYKPVLCDLEQDKVTIPNVEGVSHIPIITSELPMVIKHRAQVIVVRPYWIKPEATMEKTHACIQKPHREITDSTQKKEIVAILLEVNSQFHAKSFPRMDFLMFSGNNLRNWIGGYEQCFELHQINNQQEVEFAPMLRQQERSQDLRNQMLSPIISMTEACHVWNYVNLYKKLGTVLKMPHPCSRFLAYEQDKLQESDDTSGGCVTVGNGKAVNVLGIGTVKLKLTSGKTLILHNVQHSPEIRRNLISGSLLVQLGYKIVLESNKVVISKEEMFIGKGFVSEGLFKLNVLSFADNKNSSSSTSSTVILNTESCDIWHGRLGHVNLRSILKLSNLNLVPKFKIDPMSKCEICTQAKQPRKSFKSVPYRDTQILELIHSDVCDSNRGPTRGGSRFFVTFIDDYSKFCYTYLLKTKDEVLKEIRRRDNRRQKRSIVSYCFTLNILFLSCLFFSLYNSYNMQN; encoded by the exons ATGGTAGGCAAAATGGCTATTGGAACAAAGTGGCAGCAACAAACTACTAGTTATAACCAAAGCTTTGAAGGAACGTTGCAAATTGCTAGGGATTTCAATCAGAATTTAGATATTTTGGCGCAAAGGATTGAAACCCTGCGGAAGGAAGAGGCAAGGAGGTACGAAATTATGATGGAGGAGGAGGCCCGCAGGCATGAACAACTCCTAGAGTTGATTAGAAGCCGATTTGTGCATGCTAGAGAAGAAGAGATAACAGTGCAGGTcccaaaagaagagaaaaagctaATACCCATACCCATTCCTCTAGAGAAAAGAGTTAGTTCACTGACTAATTCCGTAATCGACCAACCAGCTGCAGTGAAGGAAGTAGAGCAAAAGCACAAAACGAGTCTACAGATTGAGGCCAACAGGATGTGTAAAGTGAAGTTGAGGGACAGTGTTAGCAAGCCGGAGGAGCTGCTGAAGCCGCTTGCAGCACAGCCACCTCTATTCAAGCCTGCCCACAATGCCCTAAACGCCTACGCGGCTTCAACAAAATTTGGAAGTACTGCAGAAGCTGCCAAGAACATAGCTCACAATTCTAAAGAAAGCATTGATTATTATCTTATCGAAGGGGCTGTACCAAGTGAGCAAACGAAGACGCAAGGGCTAAGCGACGGAGAGGAGTTTATTACAGGGAAGCAATGCGAGAATAGCTCCTTGCATTTGTTACCAGCACAGAAAAAAGGTGCACTGGGTGCTGAATCTGAAACAGCAAAAGAAGGATGTGAGCCACAACAAGTAGAAGAAGGAAATGCCTATGACGCTGTAATTATCAAGGAGTCAAATAACCAAGCCCTTCTAAGTTTGGTTGATGATAGAAGCCTACATAGCCTTATTGACTTCGGAGCGGCAAAAGCTACCAAAGTGGGGTCTACTACTTTTGCACCCTTGATAGTGAAAGCAGGTCCCGAGAAGCTAGACAATAGTTATTACCCTCAGTTTGCAAAGAAGGAGCAAGGTCACCAACCCCTTGCTGATTCAAGGAAATCGAGGCTCAAAGGTTCAGATACAGCGCTGGGAATTGATGAGATGCAGAAATATAAGCAAGTGCCTTTTGATCCTGGACCCAATGAGGGGACCACTCATAGCATTGAAGGAGTAAGGCAAGACCACAATGTCTGGGCCAAACTAAGAGAATTGAGGCTTGAAGGATTGGATCGAGTGCCTAGAACTGACTGGTTGAAGACATATAAGCCAGTGCTATGTGATCTTGAACAAGACAAGGTAACAATTCCTAATGTTGAAGGAGTTTCTCACATTCCTATCATCACAAGTGAGCTACCAATGGTAATCAAGCATAGAGCACAAGTAATAGTAGTTCGGCCCTATTGGATTAAACCTGAAGCAACAATGGAGAAGACACACGCTTGCATACAAAAGCCACATAGAGAAATTACAGATTCCACTCAAAAGAAGGAAATTGTTGCAATTCTTTTGGAAGTGAACAGCCAATTCCATGCCAAATCTTTTCCGAGGATGGACTTTCTTATGTTCAGTGGAAATAACCTTCGAAATTGGATTGGGGGCTATGAGCAATGCTTCGAGCTACACCAAATCAATAATCAACAAGAGGTGGAATTTGCACCAATGTTGAGGCAGCAAGAGAGATCACAAGACTTGCGGAATCAAATGCTAAGTCCAATTATTAGTATGACAGAGGCTTGCCATGTGTGGAATTATGTGAATTTGTACAAGAAGCTAGGAACAGTGCTTAAGATGCCGCACCCCTGCTCGCGATTTCTGGCCTATGAACAAGACAAGCTGCAGGAATCGGAT GACACAAGTGGAGGATGTGTGACTGTTGGAAATGGAAAAGCTGTCAATGTGTTGGGGATCGGAACAGTCAAGCTGAAGTTAACTTCAGGAAAGACGTTAATCCTTCACAATGTGCAGCATTCTCCTGAGATCCGACGGAACCTGATTAGTGGATCTTTACTAGTGCAATTAGGATATAAGATTGTTTTAGAATCTAATAAAGTTGTAATTTCTAAGGAAGAAATGTTTATTGGAAAAGGTTTTGTATCTGAGGGTTTGTTCAAACTGAATGTACTTTCTTTTGCtgataataaaaattcttcttcttctacttcttctacTGTTATTTTGAATACTGAATCTTGTGATATATGGCATGGCAGATTAGGGCATGTGAACCTTAGATCTATTCTGAAACTATCCAATCTTAATCTTGTACCCAAATTCAAGATTGATCCTATGTCCAAATGTGAGATTTGTACCCAAGCTAAGCAGCCTAGGAAATCTTTTAAATCTGTTCCTTATAGGGATACCCAGATTCTTGAACTGATTCATAGTGATGTCTGTGATTCCAATAGAGGTCCTACTCGTGGAGGAAGTCGTTTCTTTGTGACCTTTATAGACGACTATTCTAAATTTTGTTACACCTATCTCTTAAAGACCAAAGATGAAGTCCTGAAGGAGATTAGAAGAAGAGACAATAGAAGACAGAAAAGATCGATTGTTTCCTACTGTTTCACTCTCAACATATTATTCCTTTCGTGCCTGTTCTTTTCTTTGTATAATTCTTATAACATGCAAAATTGA